The Chiloscyllium plagiosum isolate BGI_BamShark_2017 chromosome 4, ASM401019v2, whole genome shotgun sequence region GTATTCTTTCTATAAAACTCCAGACTAGTCAATTTGACTTTATTAATGGTAGATTAGATTCAAATCTCCTTACTAACCTGCAATGCATATTTATTATACATCAGCTGCTACACAGGATGTTCCCATCATGAACAAAAGTACACAGTTTTGTGCTACCCATTTTTGCTCGTCTCCTGTGACTATTCACAAAGTAGCAAGATATTAGAAGCCATTAAGAGTCTACAGGCCAATTCCTTAATATTCCATCTGGAAACTGACACCACAGAGAAGAATCTATGTAAAAGGAAGTGGATCAGAAAGTTGCATTGGCTATTGGAAAGCCTGGTGAAAACGTGGTAGTGTTGTTGTGCTTAAGCTAGTCGTGAAGACTGTAGATAAAGGATGTAGAGCATGGAGACCAATACTGTTGCCAGTTTCATgtgaatcctggttctgtgatgCAAGAGGAAGGAGGGATGTGTGAGGTTCGTCCTGTGTATAACACACTCCAGGATTGCCAAAAGAAACTGGCTGATTGTATGCAGGACTATTAAGTGGCAAGAAACTTAACAACTGAGAAAAGTCTAAAGATGATGTATTCAGAGGTTCAGAGAGGACCGTTGGACTTTTTGAAAGTAAAATATCCCCATATCCATCACCCAGAGACCCTGCCTGCAATTCCAAGCCCAGTTTTGATGAGGATGATTGAGTGTCATGGGAGGAGGAAAGCAAATCACTTTGTATATCCATTAAGTAACTATCTATTTCATTCTTTAATGGTTGTCCTTTTTCAGGCATTGCAATGGCATATGAGGTAGAGCCAAGGAAATATTTTGAGGAGAGTTCTTGAGGAGGCCGAATTGAAGATTCAATTTCTAATGGGCAACTCATTCCTAAAGGTAATGGTGTAGAGACCATTTGGTTTGTTGACCCTAGCGTTTGCATTGTCTGAATATGGGCACTGTAAATATTCATTTGTAAAGCATTTGTAAATGGCCTAGTTGTCAGTTCACTGGAAACCACAGACATCACTGGTGTTAGCTCATCTTTTAAGGACAATGATGGATTAGAGCTAAATAGATCCACAAAATCTGGTGGTTCAGTTTTCACCTTCAGCAGCTCTTGAGAATGACTTTTTTTCATGTGGCGTGTCAAGTGGTCCTTCCGACCAAATCTCTGGGCACAGTACTGACAAAGGAAGTCTTTCCTTCCAGTGTGTACTACCATGTGTCTCCGAACATCTTTCCGTGTATAGAAACAACGGTCACAGTGGTCACACcggtgttttttttcctttgtgccaCTTGACTTGCCAGCATGTGTCCTCAGGTGCTCCAGTAACACTCCTGTGCTTTCAAATGTTTGTAAGCAAACTTTACAGGTAAGGTCACCACTAGTTGCAGCATGTAGAGCCAGATGACGTTTATAACCAAGCTTTGTATTGTAGTTTTTCCCACATTCCTCACACTTGAAGGCTTCCTTGTTTGGATCATGAGTCTGTAGGTGGTTTTTTAGGTGATCTTTACGATGGAACATTTTCTCACAATAAGTACACTTGTGGGTCTTCTGAGGTGAATGGGTGGCCATATGCCTTGAATAGATACAAATGGTTATTGGTACTGAATTAATGAATTTAAATATCTGCATAAAAGTAAAGCACATCAGCTTTATTAGTTTTGAGTAGGCAATTAAACATGACAGTATACTCCCCAAACATAAATGAACAGAAAATTAGGAATAAAATGTTGCTGTAATCCTACTTCAGTTTATACATCcatataaataatttaaaagttaTAGAAtgcattaatgttttaaaaagtctAATTTATTCAAAGTTCAAAGCACGTAtcactttatatttatttaaacccCCAAAATATTGGGCAGAAAGTATAAATAAATTATTGCCAGTAAGAACATTTATAAACATCTAATCAGATGGCAGGCAGGCAGGAAGTGGTCAAACGAAGGAGTCGTGGTTTGCTAATGAAGTTGCATCTCTTGTCAAGAAGGCGGCGGCATGAAGCCTCAGTTAAGGTGCTTGACAGTTACAGGTTGGCCAGGAAAGACTTATggagagagctaagaggagccaggaggggacaggaagttgttggcaggtagcatcaagaaaaaccctaaaggGCTTTTATaggcatatcaggaataaaagaacgactaaagtaagattaggaccaatcaaggacagtagtgggaagttgtgcattgagtcagaggagataggggaggtgctagatgaatattttttgtcagtattcacactggaaaaaggcaCAGACAATGTTGTTCAGGAccatactgagatacaggctactagactagaccgGATTGAGATTCACATGGAGGTggtttccagaattgctaagttccctgggccggatgggatttatccgtggattctctgggaagccagggaggaaattgcacagccttcgactttgatctttatgtcatcattgtctacaggaatagtgccagaagactggaggacagcaaatgttgtccccttgtcccctgataattatggaccagtgagccttacttcggttgtgggtaaagtgttggaaaggattacaagagataggatttataatcagttAGAGacgaataatttgattagggatagtcaacaaggttttgagaagggtaggtcatgctttacaaaccttagagttcttttgagaaggtgaccaaacaggtggatgagggtaaagcagttgatgtggtgtatatggatttcagtaaagcatttgataaggttccccatggtagcctaTTGCAAAATATATGGAGACATGGGAGTGAgcgtgatttaacagtttggatcagaaattgattaGTTGAAAGGTGGTGATTGACGGGAAATATTCATCCAAGTGTTCAGTTTCTAGTGGTGTacggcaaggatctgttttggggccactgctgtttgtcatttttataaataacctgggtgagggcacagaaggatgggttagcaaatttacagatggcactaaagtcagtgggattgtggacagtgtggaaggatgttgcaggttacagagggacatagataagctgcagagttgggctgagaggtggcaaatggagcttaatgtggaaaagtgcgaggtaatttactttggaaggagcaacaggaatacagaatactgggtaggattcttggtagtgtagatgagcagagagatttcagagtcCATGAGatcttgaaagttgtcacccaggttgataggagtgttaaggcggcatacattgtgttagcttttagtggtagagggattgagtttcggagctatgagatcacgttgcagctgtacaaaatgggtggcacggaggcacagtggttagcactgctgcctcacagcgccagagacccgggttcaattcccgcctcgggcaactgtctatgtggagtttgcacattctccctgtatctgcgtgggtttcctccgggtgctctggtttcctcccacagtccaaagatgtgtaggttaggtgaattggccatgctaaattgcccgtagtgttaggtgaaggggtaaatgtaggggaatgggtctgggtgggttgctctttggagggacggtgtggacttgttgggccgaagggcctgtttccacattgtaagtaatctaaataaaaAACTCTGGCACGGTTgcacttgcagtattgtgtacagttctagtcactaccttataggaaggatgtggaagctttggaaagggctcagaggagatttacgaggatgttgcctggtttagagggtaggtcttatgaggaaaggctgactgACTGGAGGCTGATcttttagagagaagaaggttgagaggtgacttaattgagacatacaagataatcagaggattagatagggtgggcactgacagcctttttccttggatagtgacggctagcatgaggggacagctttaaattgagaggttaTAGATGTAGAACAGATGTGAAAGGTAAGTTCTTTACTAAGTAGTAGGgggtggaacaccctgcctgcaacaatagtagacttgcaagtttaagggcatttaaatggtcattcgataaacatatggatgaaaacgaAATAGTGTAAATTAGATGGGCTTAACAggctggcgcaacatcgagggacaaAGGGCTTGTAgtgccctgtaatgttctatgttcgtgTAATTATAGGCTGTGGGGATTATACTGTTTATAGGATTAAAATAAGACAAGAAAAGCATGTGGAAATAAGATTTTTTCTAAAAATTAGTTCAATAAAACCTATGTATTGAATTAGTAACAAATATTTTGATAATATCTTATATTCATTACTACTTCTAAAGTCAATCAAGTTATATTCAcgaggaaattattttaaaaaaaggctgagTTATTTCCTCTGCACGAACTTTGATTTATAAGTTAGGGAGAAGTACCTTGGAGACATCCAAAAGGTGCCCCTACATTATTGAAGAAAGTTAATGAAATATTTTAACCAAATATTATTTGCATCTAAAAGTAATATcctcaaagaaaaacaaataccTACTTCACAAAAACTAAGAAAGCCATTAATAGTTGAAAAAAATGTATGGGCTATTAGTTTTCTTGGAAATGAAGACAGTCACCTTAAACTAAAAATGAAGGCTTCATTACAGAAGAAAGTAAACAAGTGTCAGATAATTGAGAATATTTTTGTATAATATTTAGTAATTAGGTTGCTTTTCTAACCAAATAATTATAAaagtttcaaatattttaatcatttataGATAACTTAGCAATCAAGTATAGGCAATTTAATTGGTTTCATCATCTGCTTTTTCTGTACTAATTACAAAATAATTGTTTTACATTCAATAACTAATATGCATAAAATTGTTAATGCAAACTATGATTTTTGTGatcagagaaagtgaaatatTGAAAATGTTAATGATTCACAGTGCAGCTAAGGTATTAGGAAAACGTTTTGGAAGTAAAAACCCCTTCCAATTAATTTGAGATTCCGGGTGGACAGATCATTTCCAAATGATAAGGAGCTTTGGaaagatatttaaatatttgGCACATTCTCAATATCGAAGGAAAATATGGTAAAGTCATTGAAAATTCTACAAAACGTCTGagcttttttttaagagaaaagTTCACTTATGGGAAGAGGATATCTCTAGCTATGCCacgtttattgctcatccctaattccccagaggGCTATTAAGCGTCAACCAgcttgctgtggatctggagtcacaggtaagatGGCAAATATTGACCCACACAGGTTTTcacaacagattcatggtcatcattagatttttaattcggattttgttttttttaaattgagttcaaatttcaccaactgccatggcaggatttgaacctgggtcccttgattaacagtccagcgataatagcACTAGGGCATTGCCTCCCCATTATTTTATCAAAAATGGATAAAGGAACAAATCTTCAAATTTTTGCACATGAATTCAATGCATTTATACTaaatcccactctccaaattgTAGTATTAATCTATTTGAGCTTTCACCAAATGTTAATATAGCAGATTAAAATTTGAAAAGTATGAAGCATCTGTATAATTAACATTGCTAAAAATATATATTCACAATAAAATAATATAGAAATATATGCATACCTTGTTTTCAAATAGTTTTGTAAAAACTGAATTTTATCAAAAAAAATGTagttattttaaatataatttattaGGCTTAAACCAAAAAGAAAATCACTGATTTTCTATACAGTATTAGGAAAGAACTGGAGGAATTAGACTGCGCATGGCTGTTTGAGGGtgaatccacatctgacatgtgggagtcaGTTGATCAGAATTCAGGACTGGCACATTCTTGTGAGGCTGAAACATAAAGATGGCAAAATTCGGGAATCCTGGATGATAAAAGATATTGAAagattagtcaaaaagaaaaagtaaGCAAaagtaaggtttaggaaactaaaATCAAACAAGGCCCTTGAGGAGTacaaaggaagcagaaaagaacttaaacaagaaattaggaaggcTGAAATGTCCTTAGCAAGCAGGATTAAACAGAACCCCAAGACATTTTATATGGATATGAGGAGttcttttcatcagtattcaccaaggagagcgAAATGGGTGATGGTCAGATGAGGGAGGCGTATCATAATATTCTGGGCCATGTCAATATTAAGGTGCTGGTGgttttgaatgttttgaaaaaattaaggtagataagtccccagggcctgatgggatctagcCTAAAATACTAAAGAGCTTAGAATActggtgaatagccaatgttgttcctttgtttaagaagataCTCCAGGAAAATTATAgacagtgagccttacatcaatggTAGGGACATTATTGGAAAAATTCTTAAAGACAAGCATTTACTCACATTTGAAGAGCAGACttattatggatagtcagcatggctttatgaagggAAAGCCttctctcacaaacttggttgagttgtctgtgacaagtggtgttcagAAAGGATCAGAGCTGGGTCCTCTGCTTGTGATTTATTATACAAACAAATATACAATTTGGTCATCTGATTAGTtagcagatgacatgaaaatcggtagagttgtggatagtgaagaaggtttcaaAGGAGATAGCAGGATATCGACCAGtcggaaagttgggcagagaaatggcagatagtgtTTTGTCTAGTGAAGTGTGAAGTACTGTATCTTAGTAGGTAAAATGCAacagcatcggagactgaggggcatggataagataaatagacgaagccttttccctcggatcggggagtccagaactagagggcttaggtttacagtgaggggggaaagatataaaagggacctaaggggcaacattttcaagcagagggtgatacgtatatggaatgagctgccagaggatgtggtggaggctggtacaattgcaacatttaagaggcatttggatgtgtacatgaataggaagggtttggagggatatgggccgggtgctggcaggtgggactagattaggttgggatatctggtcggcctggacaggttggaccgaagggtctgtttccatgctgtacatctctatgattctatttggagtacagtatgcagttctggtcaccacactatagaatggatgcggaggct contains the following coding sequences:
- the plag1 gene encoding zinc finger protein PLAG1 isoform X2 is translated as MATHSPQKTHKCTYCEKMFHRKDHLKNHLQTHDPNKEAFKCEECGKNYNTKLGYKRHLALHAATSGDLTCKVCLQTFESTGVLLEHLRTHAGKSSGTKEKKHRCDHCDRCFYTRKDVRRHMVVHTGRKDFLCQYCAQRFGRKDHLTRHMKKSHSQELLKVKTEPPDFVDLFSSNPSLSLKDELTPVMSVVSSELTTRPFTNALQMNIYSAHIQTMQTLGSTNQMVSTPLPLGMSCPLEIESSIRPPQELSSKYFLGSTSYAIAMPEKGQPLKNEIDSYLMDIQSDLLSSSHDTQSSSSKLGLELQAGSLGDGYGDILLSKSPTVLSEPLNTSSLDFSQLLSFLPLNSPAYNQPVSFGNPGVCYTQDEPHTSLLPLASQNQDSHETGNSIGLHALHPLSTVFTTSLSTTTLPRFHQAFQ
- the plag1 gene encoding zinc finger protein PLAG1 isoform X1, with protein sequence MATVIPGDLLEIKDTQKVLVGKRKQSDTKARKSFPCQLCGKIFTSVEKLKVHSYSHTGERPYKCSHEACTKAFVSKYKLLRHMATHSPQKTHKCTYCEKMFHRKDHLKNHLQTHDPNKEAFKCEECGKNYNTKLGYKRHLALHAATSGDLTCKVCLQTFESTGVLLEHLRTHAGKSSGTKEKKHRCDHCDRCFYTRKDVRRHMVVHTGRKDFLCQYCAQRFGRKDHLTRHMKKSHSQELLKVKTEPPDFVDLFSSNPSLSLKDELTPVMSVVSSELTTRPFTNALQMNIYSAHIQTMQTLGSTNQMVSTPLPLGMSCPLEIESSIRPPQELSSKYFLGSTSYAIAMPEKGQPLKNEIDSYLMDIQSDLLSSSHDTQSSSSKLGLELQAGSLGDGYGDILLSKSPTVLSEPLNTSSLDFSQLLSFLPLNSPAYNQPVSFGNPGVCYTQDEPHTSLLPLASQNQDSHETGNSIGLHALHPLSTVFTTSLSTTTLPRFHQAFQ